The following coding sequences lie in one Myxococcus xanthus genomic window:
- a CDS encoding ABC transporter permease, producing MSAPVDTAMSPPAPEPMASGGGQVAGAEPWSQRWGDRLNPLVVKELRQGLRTRVFWVCFGLMLLACLAVALVAYVDTREGAYSRRGQGYFFAFFVCLSVAHFFVIPYSAYRSLAREREDETWVLLVLTGLGPRRILRGKVASFLVQAALYASAAGPFLLFSYFLNGIALPTILVVLALGGAWLVFLTVASVCAATLADGRMGRAFVHFGLLGALGLALVQGLGAAFAISEMGDRFLNDVDLLYLVGITLMLMLMDGWLLFEAAASRLSLPTEDYTRGPRRAVGVQVLVGMLVGCAIWWLTGRKHSVPEMFALLGGVHLMGVGMFVVADVDGQARPLRATTRPWSVLRPGALRGFRWMVFLLCAWGVLFWGLQVGSSNLPLKGLSLRMATLALPAYGVLFLSLAVWLGRKVRPDRLATPVAVRLMFVASVALASALPPLVAVLMGFDGDDPVLNLFNPVVGIANFATYDYGASGSKMSWDLLGAVVGVALVAAFGTDRMLVERERRAHRS from the coding sequence GTGAGCGCGCCCGTGGATACGGCGATGAGCCCTCCGGCCCCGGAGCCGATGGCTTCGGGTGGTGGCCAGGTCGCGGGCGCGGAGCCCTGGTCGCAGCGGTGGGGGGACCGGCTCAACCCGCTGGTGGTGAAGGAGCTCCGCCAGGGACTGCGCACGCGCGTCTTCTGGGTGTGCTTCGGGTTGATGCTGCTGGCGTGCCTGGCGGTGGCGCTGGTGGCCTACGTGGACACGCGCGAGGGCGCCTACTCGCGGCGTGGCCAAGGCTACTTCTTCGCCTTCTTCGTCTGCCTGAGCGTCGCGCACTTCTTCGTCATCCCGTACAGCGCCTACCGCTCGTTGGCGCGTGAGCGCGAGGACGAGACGTGGGTGCTGCTGGTGCTCACCGGTCTGGGGCCGCGCCGCATCCTCCGGGGCAAGGTGGCGTCATTCCTGGTGCAGGCGGCCCTGTATGCCTCCGCGGCGGGGCCCTTCCTCCTCTTCAGCTACTTCCTCAATGGCATCGCGCTGCCCACGATTCTGGTGGTGCTGGCGCTGGGCGGCGCGTGGCTCGTATTCCTCACGGTGGCCAGCGTGTGCGCGGCGACGCTGGCCGACGGCCGCATGGGGCGTGCCTTCGTCCACTTCGGCCTGCTGGGCGCATTGGGCCTGGCGCTGGTGCAGGGCCTGGGCGCTGCCTTCGCGATATCGGAGATGGGGGACCGGTTCCTGAATGATGTGGACCTCCTCTATCTGGTGGGCATCACGCTGATGCTGATGCTCATGGACGGCTGGCTGCTCTTCGAGGCCGCCGCATCCCGGCTGTCCCTGCCCACGGAGGACTACACGCGGGGGCCGCGTCGCGCGGTGGGGGTGCAGGTGCTGGTGGGCATGCTCGTCGGCTGTGCCATCTGGTGGCTGACGGGGCGCAAGCACAGTGTGCCGGAGATGTTCGCGCTCCTGGGCGGCGTCCACCTGATGGGCGTGGGCATGTTCGTGGTCGCGGACGTGGATGGCCAGGCGCGCCCGCTGCGCGCGACCACCCGGCCCTGGTCCGTGCTGCGGCCCGGCGCGCTGCGGGGCTTCCGCTGGATGGTGTTCCTGCTGTGCGCCTGGGGCGTGCTGTTCTGGGGCTTGCAGGTGGGGTCCTCGAACCTGCCGCTGAAGGGCCTCTCCCTGCGGATGGCCACCCTGGCGTTGCCGGCGTACGGCGTGCTCTTCCTGTCGCTGGCGGTGTGGCTGGGGCGGAAGGTGCGCCCGGACCGGCTGGCCACGCCCGTGGCGGTGCGGTTGATGTTCGTGGCTTCCGTGGCGCTGGCCTCGGCGCTGCCTCCGTTGGTGGCGGTGTTGATGGGATTCGATGGGGATGACCCCGTCCTCAATCTCTTCAACCCCGTGGTGGGCATCGCGAACTTCGCCACGTACGACTACGGGGCGTCCGGGTCGAAGATGTCCTGGGACTTGCTGGGAGCGGTCGTGGGCGTGGCGCTGGTGGCGGCCTTCGGGACGGACCGGATGCTCGTGGAGCGTGAGCGGCGGGCCCACAGGTCGTGA
- a CDS encoding ABC transporter ATP-binding protein — translation MSLLEVKGLRRDYGPLRAVDDVSFSLEAGSILGFIGPNGAGKSTTLRILATLDVPTSGEVLLDGHSLVDAPDRARPLIGYMPDRYGTYDDVTVFEFLDFFARAYGLKGAARRQRVESVMGFTGLTPLADRLTTALSKGMRQRVALGRTLLHDPSLLLLDEPADGLDPRARIELRELLRALADQGKAVIISSHILTELAEICDTCAIIEQGRLLATGKVADLLQQQEVGAAVTPELTVRLAVGDAGNAVWERAERLLLEQPRVKRVAREGEALRVRLELDAGAGPAQVDAAAAVLLAALVAAGLPVCAFSARERNLEDAFMTVTKGRVA, via the coding sequence ATGAGCCTGCTGGAGGTGAAGGGACTGCGGCGCGACTACGGGCCGCTGCGCGCGGTGGATGACGTGTCGTTCTCCCTGGAGGCCGGCAGCATCCTGGGCTTCATCGGGCCCAACGGCGCGGGCAAGAGCACCACGCTGCGCATCCTGGCCACGCTGGATGTGCCCACGTCGGGCGAGGTGCTGCTGGACGGACACTCGCTGGTGGATGCGCCGGACCGGGCGCGTCCGCTCATCGGCTACATGCCGGACCGGTACGGTACCTATGACGACGTCACCGTCTTCGAGTTCCTGGACTTCTTCGCGCGCGCCTATGGACTGAAGGGCGCGGCGCGCCGGCAGCGGGTGGAGTCGGTGATGGGGTTCACCGGACTCACGCCCCTGGCGGACCGGCTCACCACCGCGTTGTCCAAGGGCATGCGGCAGCGCGTGGCGCTGGGGCGCACGCTGCTGCACGACCCGTCGCTGCTGCTGCTGGACGAGCCCGCGGACGGGTTGGACCCGCGCGCCCGCATCGAGCTGCGCGAGCTGTTGCGCGCCCTGGCGGACCAGGGCAAGGCGGTCATCATCTCCAGCCACATCCTCACGGAGCTGGCGGAGATCTGCGACACCTGCGCCATCATCGAGCAGGGGCGTCTACTGGCCACCGGGAAGGTGGCGGACCTGCTCCAGCAGCAGGAGGTGGGCGCGGCGGTGACGCCCGAGCTGACGGTGCGGCTGGCCGTGGGCGACGCGGGCAACGCCGTCTGGGAGCGCGCGGAGCGGTTGCTCCTGGAGCAGCCGCGCGTGAAGCGCGTGGCGCGGGAGGGCGAGGCGCTGCGCGTGCGTCTGGAGCTGGATGCGGGCGCGGGCCCCGCGCAGGTGGACGCGGCTGCGGCGGTGCTGCTGGCGGCGCTGGTGGCCGCGGGGCTTCCCGTGTGCGCCTTCAGCGCGCGGGAGCGGAACCTCGAGGATGCCTTCATGACGGTGACGAAGGGGAGGGTGGCGTGA
- a CDS encoding AAA family ATPase, giving the protein MAAELLSPAEAQGAAEVAARLKDGLNTVMLDQESVVEQVVVAVLARGHVLLEGLPGLGKTELCKALARLLSLPFRRIQFTPDLLPGDITGTYVLEGDGRRDFVFREGPLFASLVLADEINRSSPKTQSALLEAMQERSVTVLGQTRPLPDPFFVLATQNPIELEGTYPLPEAQLDRFLFRIQVPPVGAKTLRALLTTRVRGAPPELSPVLDAEGLGRLFAAADRVHLPGPVADFIGRLVEASDPRQPSAPDAVRRFVRYGASPRAALALAAAGRALALLRGRPNVGFDDVVAAAPSALNHRLVLAYEASLEKVSAADVVRALLQAIPEVPRA; this is encoded by the coding sequence GTGGCAGCGGAGCTTCTCAGTCCCGCCGAGGCACAGGGAGCGGCGGAGGTGGCGGCCCGGCTCAAGGACGGGCTGAACACCGTCATGCTGGACCAGGAATCCGTCGTCGAGCAGGTGGTGGTGGCGGTGCTCGCGCGCGGGCACGTCCTGCTGGAGGGCCTGCCTGGCTTGGGCAAGACGGAGCTGTGCAAGGCGCTGGCGCGGCTGCTGTCGCTGCCCTTCCGCCGCATCCAGTTCACCCCCGACCTGCTGCCCGGCGACATCACCGGCACCTACGTGCTGGAAGGTGACGGCCGCCGCGACTTCGTCTTCCGCGAAGGCCCGCTCTTCGCCAGCCTGGTGCTGGCGGACGAAATCAACCGCTCCAGCCCGAAGACGCAGTCCGCGCTGCTGGAGGCCATGCAGGAGCGCAGCGTCACCGTGCTGGGGCAGACGCGTCCGTTGCCGGACCCCTTCTTTGTGCTCGCCACGCAGAACCCCATCGAGCTGGAGGGCACCTATCCGTTGCCCGAGGCGCAGCTCGACCGGTTCCTCTTCCGCATCCAGGTGCCCCCCGTAGGCGCGAAGACGCTGCGCGCGCTGCTCACCACGCGCGTGCGTGGCGCGCCGCCGGAGCTGTCGCCGGTGCTGGACGCGGAGGGCCTGGGCCGCCTCTTCGCCGCCGCGGACCGCGTGCACCTGCCGGGCCCCGTGGCGGACTTCATCGGCCGGTTGGTGGAGGCCTCAGACCCACGCCAACCGTCGGCGCCCGACGCCGTGCGCCGCTTCGTCCGCTATGGCGCCAGTCCTCGCGCGGCGCTCGCGCTCGCTGCCGCCGGGCGCGCGCTGGCGCTGCTGCGAGGCAGGCCCAACGTGGGCTTCGATGACGTGGTGGCCGCCGCGCCTTCCGCCCTCAATCACCGGTTGGTGCTCGCCTACGAGGCCTCGCTGGAGAAGGTCAGCGCGGCGGACGTGGTGCGCGCGCTGCTCCAGGCCATCCCCGAGGTGCCGCGTGCGTAG
- a CDS encoding helix-turn-helix domain-containing protein — MPPRAAKTAHALSPSAIKPTGLLLQPLFRMLLARPPELAPQAPWPDMPLVVWPTALAMWGPGDATTKHAHHAMHLVLCRQGALCVRAQGMKTTEQAAGVLVGPDILHALDARDSEVILLFVEPESDDGARLQAALDGPIRLFDTTQRDALLGGLPTAGALAHEAVGGWMESTLAALSGTPEAPRHLHPRVRKLLRHLRAEAAPEDTSLEALAQVAGLSPGRLMHTFTESVGVPLRPYLLWLRLQRAAGAIAAGRTLGEAAHAAGFSDAAHLTRTFRRMFGTTPSSLQRRGPRVQAQGRDAAAR; from the coding sequence GTGCCGCCCCGCGCGGCAAAGACGGCCCACGCACTGTCCCCCAGTGCCATCAAGCCCACCGGACTGCTGCTACAACCCCTCTTCCGGATGCTCCTCGCCCGCCCTCCAGAACTGGCGCCCCAGGCGCCGTGGCCGGACATGCCACTGGTGGTGTGGCCCACCGCGCTGGCGATGTGGGGCCCCGGCGACGCAACGACAAAGCACGCCCACCACGCCATGCACCTGGTGCTGTGCCGGCAAGGCGCCCTGTGCGTCCGCGCGCAAGGCATGAAGACCACCGAGCAGGCAGCCGGAGTGCTCGTGGGCCCGGACATTCTCCACGCGCTCGACGCACGAGACAGCGAGGTCATCCTCCTCTTCGTCGAACCCGAGAGCGACGACGGCGCGCGACTCCAGGCCGCGCTCGACGGTCCGATACGCCTGTTCGACACGACGCAGCGCGATGCCCTCCTCGGCGGGCTGCCCACGGCGGGAGCGCTGGCGCACGAAGCGGTCGGCGGATGGATGGAGTCCACGCTGGCCGCCCTCTCCGGGACGCCCGAAGCCCCCCGCCACCTCCACCCGCGCGTGCGCAAGCTGCTGCGCCACCTGCGCGCGGAGGCCGCGCCGGAAGACACCTCGCTCGAAGCCCTGGCCCAGGTCGCGGGCCTCTCGCCCGGAAGGTTGATGCACACGTTCACCGAATCCGTCGGTGTGCCGCTGCGGCCCTACCTCCTGTGGCTCCGGCTCCAGCGGGCCGCGGGCGCCATCGCCGCGGGCCGCACCTTGGGTGAAGCCGCCCACGCGGCCGGCTTCTCGGATGCGGCGCACCTGACGCGCACCTTCCGGCGGATGTTCGGCACCACGCCGTCATCACTTCAGCGCCGTGGACCGCGCGTCCAGGCGCAGGGCCGCGACGCCGCGGCCCGCTGA
- a CDS encoding DoxX family membrane protein: MSFAILLLSFFLLLHLPPLRRIPALSTPTARAAVAAGLFFVGAGVMHFVMPARYAAMIPPRLPSPAFLVYLSGAAEVAGGLGLLLPRTRRLAALGLIALLLAILPANIHEAQANTAAHVLPFPDWYFWLRIPFQLVYVAWVAWAGGWWPVSGRARLAAHG, translated from the coding sequence ATGTCCTTCGCCATTCTCCTGCTGTCCTTCTTCCTGCTGCTGCACCTGCCGCCGCTGCGGCGCATCCCCGCGCTGTCCACCCCCACGGCGCGCGCCGCGGTCGCCGCGGGGCTCTTCTTCGTGGGCGCGGGCGTCATGCACTTCGTCATGCCCGCGCGCTACGCGGCCATGATTCCGCCGCGACTGCCGTCACCCGCCTTCTTGGTCTACCTCTCCGGAGCCGCGGAGGTCGCGGGCGGGCTGGGGCTGCTGCTGCCACGCACCCGTCGACTCGCGGCGCTGGGGCTCATCGCGCTGCTGCTGGCCATCCTCCCCGCCAACATCCACGAGGCCCAGGCCAACACCGCCGCCCATGTGCTGCCCTTCCCGGACTGGTACTTCTGGCTGCGCATCCCCTTCCAGCTCGTCTACGTCGCCTGGGTGGCATGGGCTGGCGGCTGGTGGCCCGTCAGCGGCCGTGCACGCCTGGCCGCCCACGGTTAG
- a CDS encoding aldo/keto reductase family protein, with the protein MHFRKLGRSGLVVSEISYGNWITHGSQVEEEAAFACVRAALDVGITTFDTADVYAATRAEEVLGRALKGQRRAGYELFTKVYWPTGPGKNDRGLSRKHILESIDGSLRRLQTDYVDLYQAHRFDVETPLEETMLAFADIVRQGKALYIGVSEWTADQIRQGAALARELRVPFISNQPQYSMLYRVIEPQVIPASDEAGLGQIVWSPIAQGVLTGKYLPGQAPPVGSRATEANAVRYGITRFMTDDVLTRVQQLVPLAKDAGLSMAQLAVAWVLQNPSVSSAIVGASRPEQVHDNVKAAGVKLEPELLRRIDAVLGPAIERNPALTDVPAQRP; encoded by the coding sequence ATGCACTTCCGCAAGCTCGGCCGCAGCGGCCTCGTCGTCAGTGAGATTTCCTACGGCAACTGGATCACCCACGGCTCCCAGGTGGAGGAGGAGGCCGCGTTCGCCTGCGTGCGCGCGGCGCTGGACGTGGGCATCACCACCTTCGACACCGCGGACGTGTACGCGGCGACCCGCGCCGAGGAGGTGCTCGGCCGTGCCCTGAAGGGTCAGCGCCGCGCCGGCTACGAGCTCTTCACCAAGGTGTACTGGCCCACCGGCCCTGGAAAGAATGACCGCGGCCTGTCGCGCAAGCACATCCTGGAGAGCATCGACGGCTCACTGCGCCGGCTGCAGACGGACTACGTGGACCTGTACCAGGCCCACCGCTTCGACGTGGAGACGCCGCTGGAGGAGACGATGCTCGCGTTCGCCGACATCGTCCGCCAGGGCAAGGCGCTGTACATCGGCGTCTCCGAATGGACGGCCGACCAGATTCGCCAGGGCGCCGCGCTGGCCCGCGAGCTGCGCGTGCCCTTCATCTCCAACCAGCCGCAGTACTCCATGCTCTACCGCGTCATCGAGCCCCAGGTCATCCCGGCCTCCGACGAAGCAGGCCTGGGGCAGATTGTCTGGTCCCCCATCGCCCAGGGCGTCCTCACCGGCAAGTACCTGCCCGGCCAGGCGCCCCCCGTGGGTAGCCGCGCCACGGAGGCCAACGCTGTGCGCTACGGCATCACCCGCTTCATGACGGATGACGTGCTCACCCGCGTGCAGCAGCTCGTCCCGCTGGCGAAGGATGCCGGCCTCTCCATGGCCCAGCTCGCCGTGGCCTGGGTGCTCCAGAATCCCAGCGTCTCCTCCGCCATCGTCGGCGCCTCCCGGCCGGAGCAGGTGCATGACAACGTGAAGGCCGCGGGCGTGAAGCTGGAGCCGGAGCTGCTGCGCCGGATTGACGCGGTGCTGGGCCCCGCCATCGAGCGAAATCCAGCCCTGACCGACGTCCCCGCCCAGCGCCCCTGA
- a CDS encoding MotA/TolQ/ExbB proton channel family protein gives MTPFLSLAQTNHTELGWLSSKLLGVTLTSAEWVLWVLVILSVLSIAIMLERTVYFARHRLPDSEALAVRLARGEYDVARKAIEGKTGMEAAIIREALASADQGADTVEQVIASTLSRERPQYERFLSYLGTLGNNAPFIGLFGTVLGIIKAFNDLGKMNAQGGGGAMQQTVMAGISEALVATAVGLAVAIPAVVAFNVFNRQLKTLTSRANALGYALVGSMRAQRPASSTATAARAAEAR, from the coding sequence ATGACGCCCTTCCTCTCCCTGGCCCAGACGAATCACACCGAGCTTGGCTGGCTCAGCAGCAAACTGCTCGGCGTGACGCTCACCTCCGCCGAGTGGGTGCTCTGGGTGCTCGTCATCCTCTCGGTGCTCTCCATCGCCATCATGCTGGAGCGCACGGTGTACTTCGCCCGCCACCGGCTGCCGGACTCGGAGGCCCTGGCGGTGCGGCTGGCCCGCGGCGAGTACGACGTGGCCCGCAAGGCCATTGAAGGCAAGACGGGCATGGAGGCCGCCATCATCCGCGAGGCCCTGGCCTCCGCCGACCAGGGCGCGGACACGGTGGAGCAGGTGATTGCCTCCACCCTGTCGCGTGAGCGTCCCCAGTACGAGCGCTTCCTGTCGTACCTGGGCACGCTGGGCAACAACGCGCCGTTCATCGGTCTGTTCGGCACGGTGCTGGGCATCATCAAGGCCTTCAATGACCTGGGGAAGATGAACGCCCAGGGCGGCGGCGGGGCCATGCAGCAGACCGTCATGGCCGGCATCTCCGAAGCGCTCGTCGCCACGGCCGTGGGTCTGGCGGTCGCGATTCCGGCGGTGGTGGCCTTCAACGTCTTCAACCGCCAGCTCAAGACGCTCACCAGCCGCGCCAATGCCCTGGGCTACGCCCTGGTGGGCAGCATGCGCGCCCAGCGCCCCGCGTCCAGCACGGCCACTGCGGCTCGCGCCGCGGAGGCCCGCTAG
- a CDS encoding ExbD/TolR family protein encodes MAGGAQDNDDEITGINVTPLVDVVLVLLIIFMVTANFIVRETVEVDLPRAANGGETVQGLVNVVLDKEGKLFFDGTEMTEKDLEKRVQEAVAKDKETRAIISADQSLPYGRVMRLIDVVKGQGIAKFALNIEKDVAPAAAPATP; translated from the coding sequence ATGGCGGGCGGCGCGCAGGACAACGACGACGAAATCACCGGCATCAACGTCACCCCGCTGGTGGACGTGGTGCTGGTGCTGCTCATCATCTTCATGGTGACGGCCAACTTCATCGTCCGTGAGACGGTGGAGGTGGACCTGCCCCGCGCCGCCAACGGCGGTGAGACGGTGCAGGGCCTGGTCAACGTGGTGCTGGACAAGGAGGGCAAGCTCTTCTTCGACGGCACCGAGATGACCGAGAAGGACCTGGAGAAGCGCGTTCAGGAAGCGGTGGCCAAGGACAAGGAGACGCGCGCCATCATCAGCGCCGACCAGTCGCTGCCCTACGGACGCGTCATGCGGCTCATCGACGTGGTGAAGGGCCAGGGCATCGCCAAGTTCGCGCTCAACATCGAGAAGGACGTGGCCCCCGCGGCCGCGCCCGCGACCCCCTGA
- a CDS encoding energy transducer TonB, protein MSQAVLDNAPTPRRDRSLAVVGVFLLVSLGIHVGGFWALGEGASRTLPAAKRPVEMVMVEVVKPPPPPPEEPKPEEPPKPPPPKPKVVKPPPVKVAEAPKPLPPPPVDAPPPPNDTPPPEPQAKPPPLVVGMTMSSTTSAGSFAAPVGNTAYGRTGPTAKDPKDVKGYSAPKYAPIYQVDSEPTVASEVKIPYPEEARRAGVEGTVTLSITIDHEGKVVAVKILKGPGYGLNEAARDAIRRFRFKPAIKGGEPVSTEMKYSYTFLLD, encoded by the coding sequence ATGAGTCAGGCGGTCCTCGACAACGCTCCAACGCCCCGACGCGACCGCTCACTGGCCGTGGTGGGCGTCTTCCTGCTCGTGTCGCTGGGGATTCACGTCGGCGGCTTCTGGGCGCTCGGGGAAGGCGCCTCGCGCACCCTCCCCGCGGCCAAGCGCCCCGTGGAGATGGTGATGGTGGAGGTGGTGAAGCCGCCCCCGCCGCCCCCCGAGGAGCCGAAGCCGGAGGAGCCGCCCAAGCCGCCGCCCCCCAAGCCCAAGGTGGTGAAGCCGCCGCCGGTGAAGGTGGCCGAGGCCCCCAAGCCGCTGCCCCCGCCGCCCGTGGACGCGCCGCCGCCGCCCAACGACACCCCGCCGCCGGAGCCGCAGGCCAAGCCGCCGCCGCTCGTGGTGGGCATGACGATGTCCTCCACCACCAGCGCGGGCTCGTTCGCCGCGCCCGTGGGCAACACCGCGTATGGCAGGACGGGCCCCACCGCGAAGGACCCCAAGGACGTGAAGGGGTACAGCGCGCCGAAGTACGCCCCCATCTACCAGGTGGACTCCGAGCCCACGGTGGCCTCCGAGGTGAAGATTCCCTATCCGGAGGAAGCGCGCCGCGCGGGCGTGGAGGGCACCGTCACGCTCTCCATCACCATCGACCACGAGGGCAAGGTGGTGGCGGTGAAGATTCTCAAGGGGCCCGGCTATGGCCTCAACGAGGCGGCGAGGGATGCCATCCGCCGCTTCCGCTTCAAGCCCGCCATCAAGGGCGGCGAGCCCGTCTCCACGGAGATGAAGTACTCGTACACCTTCCTGCTGGACTGA
- a CDS encoding MarR family winged helix-turn-helix transcriptional regulator: MRGMNGSGEQLERKTKPGSGPGQAGPAGDLPRQAWTLLFELMHTHMRNFPALAAEFDLSPVQAHVLRQLGEGPLAMSTLAAYLSCDASNVTGLVDRMEARGLVARRSSEQDRRVKMLVLTEDGAALRERLLERIFEPPNAICGLPEEDLCALRDIMRRALGAQ; this comes from the coding sequence ATGAGAGGCATGAATGGGAGCGGCGAGCAGTTGGAGCGGAAGACGAAGCCGGGGAGTGGGCCCGGGCAGGCCGGACCCGCGGGTGACTTGCCACGCCAGGCGTGGACACTCCTCTTCGAGCTGATGCACACGCACATGCGCAACTTCCCCGCACTGGCGGCGGAGTTCGACCTGTCGCCGGTGCAGGCGCACGTGTTGCGGCAGCTGGGAGAAGGGCCGCTGGCCATGAGCACGCTGGCCGCCTACCTGTCGTGCGACGCGTCCAACGTCACGGGCCTGGTGGACCGGATGGAGGCGCGCGGGCTGGTGGCGCGCCGCAGCTCCGAGCAGGACCGGCGGGTGAAGATGCTGGTGCTGACGGAGGACGGCGCGGCGCTTCGCGAGCGGCTGCTGGAGCGCATCTTCGAGCCCCCGAACGCCATCTGCGGCCTGCCGGAAGAGGACCTGTGCGCGTTGCGCGACATCATGCGCCGCGCGCTGGGCGCGCAGTAG